A single Aspergillus puulaauensis MK2 DNA, chromosome 7, nearly complete sequence DNA region contains:
- a CDS encoding lysophospholipid acyltransferase family protein (COG:I;~EggNog:ENOG410PIC2;~InterPro:IPR032098,IPR002123;~PFAM:PF16076,PF01553;~TransMembrane:3 (o45-67i139-159o165-186i);~go_function: GO:0016746 - transferase activity, transferring acyl groups [Evidence IEA]), which produces MNGTEVRQRKPAADTKEQTQASRDVDPRLKHGIPMQVLRSLLLATWFNCCCVAILLTQLIGSPLYFIKKRYYYSWMASTKRSFGLVITALTEWGCPTYVRVSGDESIRGHIHIASDGRLKTTFPERLVMIANHQVYTDWIYLWWIAYANMMHGRIFIILKESLKYIPVIGQGMTFYGFIFMARKWLSDKPRLQHRLAKLKTQHRGSDSGSPKYDPMWLLIFPEGTNLSLNTKRRSDAYGAKNSFPPLQHQVLPRSTGLFFCLQQLRGTVDWVYDCTIGYEGPPRGSYADKYFTLRSTYVQGRPPTSVNMYWRRFAFADIPLDDQQEFDAWLRARWAEKDALLEQYFETGRFPSALAGSIEVGNGDATQSDAAKCGYVEAHVRLGHWTEVGRIFRVVFGLAFLCRVPKLTGLLNTCA; this is translated from the exons ATGAACGGAACAGAGGTTCGACAGCGGAAGCCGGCGGCCGACACGAAAGAACAAACCCAGGCTTCTAGAGATGTTGATCCACGCCTCAAGCATGGGATACCCATGCAAGTGCTGCGTTCTTTGCTTCTCGCAACCTGGTTCAATTGCTGCTGCGTTGCTATTCTGTTAACGCAGTTAATCGGCTCACCTCTCTACTTCATCAAGAAACGATATTATTACTCCTGGATGGCATCCACCAAAAGATCTTTCGGGCTGGTAATTACAGCCCTTACCGAATGGGGCTGCCCGACTTATGTTCGGGTCAGCGGCGACGAGAGTATACGCGGGCACATCCACATTGCAAGCGATGGGCGTCTAAAGACAACTTTTCCCGAGCGACTCGTCATGATTGCCAACCACCAGGTGTACACCGATTGGATTTACCTTTGGTGGATTGCTTACGCGAACATGATGCATGGCCGCATTTTCATCATTCTTAAGGAGTCCCTGAAATACATACCCGTCATAGGTCAAGGCATGACGTTCTATGGCTTCATATTCATGGCTCGAAAATGGCTGTCCGATAAACCACGGCTACAGCACCGCTTGGCGAAGCTAAAAACCCAACATAGGGGTTCTGATTCGGGCTCGCCGAAGTATGATCCAATGTGGCTTTTGATATTCCCGGAAGGAACGAACCTCTCCCTGAACACTAAACGACGAAGCGATGCTTATGGCGCTAAAAACTCGTTTCCACCCCTCCAACATCAAGTTCTTCCCCGCTCGACTGGCTTGTTTTTCTGCTTACAGCAGTTGAGAGGAACCGTTGACTGGGTATATGACTGCACTATTGGCTATGAAGGCCCTCC AAGAGGCAGTTACGCTGACAAATATTTCACCCTTCGGTCAACGTATGTACAAGGACGCCCACCGACTTCCGTCAACATGTACTGGAGGCGTTTTGCATTTGCAGATATACCTCTGGATGACCAACAGGAGTTTGATGCCTGGCTTAGAGCCCGATGGGCGGAGAAGGATGCGTTACTCGAGCAATACTTTGAGACCGGGCGATTCCCATCCGCTCTAGCTGGCAGTATCGAGGTTGGCAATGGAGATGCAACCCAGTCGGATGCAGCCAAATGCGGGTATGTCGAGGCCCATGTCCGCTTAGGGCATTGGACTGAAGTTGGTCGGATATTTAGGGTGGTATTCGGTCTCGCTTTCCTCTGTCGGGTTCCTAAACTTACAGGGCTCTTGAACACATGCGCTTAG
- the POS5 gene encoding NADH kinase POS5 (BUSCO:EOG0926384F;~COG:G;~EggNog:ENOG410PI65;~InterPro:IPR016064,IPR017437,IPR002504;~PFAM:PF01513;~go_function: GO:0003951 - NAD+ kinase activity [Evidence IEA];~go_process: GO:0006741 - NADP biosynthetic process [Evidence IEA];~go_process: GO:0019674 - NAD metabolic process [Evidence IEA]) produces MRSVISRLQSLRINPTRQLSWTRNFSSSLKRQEIRDVNILPERLIPSYHESNENDLLSLQWPAAPRNIFVVKKDCAPEVTHSLIEFISHTASTYPSLGIILEPKVAEEVHLSLPFPVYSAPLDKLPCALHRKVDLSVTLGGDGTILHASSLFATCVNVPPMLSFSMGTLGFLGEWKFSEYKRAFREMYMSGAGVGDRASVLGVPHSLGAEEQSEVITGWSSVRGKSMGFNRGARILMRNRLKVALFTADGNPVVADKCSEPAQGIGSEGLYVMNEILIHRGKEPHLAIVDVYVGGRFLTEAVADGIIISTPTGSTAYSLSSGGSIVHPLVPAVLITPICARSLSFRPLVLPASTPITLRLSEKNRGRELEISIDGVNMTQGMTAGMEARVWNEEMRHGKNEWQGGAPCVMRRVMGSEAHDGEAHDGWVGGLNSLLKFNYPFGE; encoded by the exons ATGCGGTCGGTGATAAGTCGGCTGCAGTCATTGAGGATCAATCCCACACGACAATTATCATGGACTCGGAACTTTTCAAGTTCCTTGAAACGACAGGAAATTAGAGACGTTAATATCCTTCCAGAGCGATTAATCCCCAGCTATCATG AGTCGAACGAGAAcgatctcctttctcttcaGTGGCCCGCGGCTCCCAGAAACATTTTTGTCGTGAAGAAAGACTGCGCACCAGAGGTCACCCACTCGTTAATTGAATTCATCAG TCACACAGCGTCTACATATCCATCCCTTGGTATCATCTTAGAACCGAAGGTTGCGGAGGAAGTACACTTGTCGTTGCCGTTCCCCGTTTATTCTGCCCCCTTGGACAAACTGCCCTGTGCATTACATAGGAAAGTGGATCTCAGCGTTACACTAGGCGGCGATGGAACGATTCTGCATGCTTCCTCCTTATTCGCCACGTGCGTCAATGTTCCGCCGATGCTGTCGTTTAGCATGGGTACGCTGGGATTCCTTGGCGAGTGGAAGTTCAGTGAATATAAGCGTGCATTTCGCGAAATGTACATGTCCGGTGCAGGGGTGGGAGACCGCGCCTCTGTCCTTGGGGTTCCTCACTCCTTGGGTGCCGAAGAACAATCAGAAGTGATTACGGGATGGTCGTCGGTTCGCGGCAAATCTATGGGTTTTAATCGAGGAGCCAGGATTCTGATGCGAAACCGCCTCAAAGTGGCGTTGTTTACTGCTGATGGAAACCCCGTTGTAGCAGATAAGTGTTCAGAGCCTGCCCAAGGTATAGGAAGTGAGGGACTGTATGTGATGAATGAAATACTCATCCACCGCGGAAAGGAGCCGCACCTTGCCATTGTGGACGTATATGTGGGAGGAAGGTTTCTCACAGAAGCTGTGGCAGACGGCATCATCATTTCCACGCCCACTGGAAGTACAGCATACAGTCTTAGTAGCGGAGGCAGTATCGTTCATCCTCTTGTGCCAGCAGTACTTATAACACCAATCTGTGCTCGAAGCCTTAGCTTCAGGCCCTTAGTTCTGCCGGCTAGCACGCCAATTACGCTTCGTCTGAGCGAGAAGAACCGAGGACGGGAACTGGAAATCAGTATCGATGGTGTCAACATGACTCAAGGGATGACAGCGGGAATGGAAGCTCGGGTGTGGAATGAAGAGATGCGGCACGGCAAAAATGAATGGCAGGGCGGGGCGCCGTGCGTGATGCGGAGAGTTATGGGCAGCGAGGCTCATGATGGCGAAGCCCATGATGGTTGGGTAGGAGGACTGAACTCATTGCTCAAATTTAACTATCCGTTCGGGGAGTAG